In Papaver somniferum cultivar HN1 chromosome 1, ASM357369v1, whole genome shotgun sequence, a genomic segment contains:
- the LOC113321467 gene encoding uncharacterized protein LOC113321467, whose protein sequence is MISCLSTSATPPINTQQFLIQNHNSSSSSSPISFRKKPNRTKSFVCLSSIGVQEIAEIAHNKVLVASTLSALIGEFSKPFTSVLLYNEEFNFKNLFRSGGFPSTHSSCVVAAATTLGLERGFSDSVFGVAVVFAAIVMYDAQGVRREVGKHAKVLNQSSEKQNYSISYQSKDGLIMESNSKASTSSSPLDSKSPVPSLSIAENSCTTSNPPLLRTGKVKNGFNSIPSSLTNYDNETSDEPNFSNNPSKLKETVGHTEIEVAAGAFLGFLVGLAVYTTL, encoded by the exons ATGATATCGTGTTTGTcgacctctgcaacaccacctataAACACTCAGCAGTTCTTAATCCAGAATCAcaactcatcatcttcttcttctcctattAGTTTCAGAAAAAAACCAAATAGAACTAAGTCCTTCGTTTGCCTTAGCAGTATCGGAGTTCAAGAGATTGCTGAAATCGCTCACAATAAA GTTTTAGTGGCATCTACATTATCAGCTCTAATTGGGGAATTCTCAAAACCTTTTACTTCAGTTTTACTTTACAATGAGGAGTTCAATTTTAAGAATTTGTTTCGGTCTGGTGGATTTCCATCTACACATTCCTCT TGTGTAGTAGCTGCTGCAACTACTCTTGGTCTGGAAAG GGGATTTTCAGATTCTGTTTTCGGGGTTGCTGTGGTTTTTGCTGCAATCGTTATGTATGATGCCCAG GGGGTAAGAAGGGAAGTGGGGAAACATGCAAAGGTATTAAACCAGAGTTCAGAAAAGCAGAACTATTCCATCTCTTACCAGAGCAAAGATGGTCTTATTATGGAATCAAATTCAaaagcatcaacatcatcatccccCTTAGACTCAAAGTCTCCTGTTCCTTCATTATCCATAGCTGAAAATAGTTGTACGACGTCGAACCCTCCATTACTCAGAACAGGAAAGGTGAAGAATGGATTCAATTCAATTCCATCTAGCTTAACAAATTATGATAACGAAACTTCGGATGAACCTAATTTCAGCAATAACCCAAGCAAGTTAAAAGAAACAGTTGGTCACACAGAGATTGAAGTTGCAGCTGGAGCTTTTCTAGGTTTTCTTGTTGGCTTAGCTGTATATACTACGTTGTAA